The Juglans regia cultivar Chandler chromosome 1, Walnut 2.0, whole genome shotgun sequence nucleotide sequence GGGTGGGGTTTTcatcagtgttttaaattttgtaccgTACCGGTAGGTATgatcgaaatttttcgtttcggtcGTCCGGCTGGTACAGatactatatatgttccgtaccggctaaaataccggccaGGACTAAATTtcagcctgtaccggcctatatttcggccagtACAGGCCAATATTTCGGTcgataccggccgatatttcggcctatgtttttttttttttttttcaaaatacaaacttattttttaacccctaattcagattagactatttataatttttatatatatgtatttatatataatttatttttatatagactattattttggaatataatttttatatatatttatatatataatttatttatatatcgactattccgaaacgtTATCTCAAAacgctatctcgaaacggtaccggtacggaaatatttcgttccagtgccttgaccgatACGACGtccagtacggtattcaaaatattagtTTTCACCCCCGTCCCCCGCCTTTTGGATGTTGGGGCGGGGTATCCTGCCCCGGTTGGCAGGGCGGATTCCCAATCCGCCCAGcctcttttcacttaaaaaaaaaactacatttatttgatttaaaaattatttataagtataaaagtaattaaaaatacattttagatCACTCAATATCAATCTTAGATCAATAATCACACACTTTGATATcagaaacaatataaaaattcttgaaaattctcaaagaGTTTTCTCACCAAAATGTGTATTGGAAAGTACTCCAAAAAATATTCAGAACTGAATCTCTACAGTTCATAGCTAGTAGGACAATTTTAATAGATTTCTAGTAGCAGTTTCCAAGTCACAATGAAACTCTGTTGACGGATTCTGCTGACAGCTTGTTGGCGCCTGATACTTATCTTCTCAGCATTGACAGCTTCACATTCAAATTCTTATCTGGATAAGATTTATCTCTTGGAACTCCACTTGTACACTtttgacttatctaaaacaCTTCCTGACAACCTCTAGATAAGATCAAAACAACTTTAGAtaaactcaatttattttacattcatccaaaatataaatcCCAACATAAGATGAAGTCTATCATCTTAATCACCTAATCCTATCCAAATTTATTAACTTAGTCACTTATCTGACAAGGCTCAaacctcatcatcatcagaattagcaaaataaatatcaagCTTATTTGTGCCAAGATGAGGATACAaagaaaaactttgatttgacATAGTTAAAATACCctctaatctcaactcaaccaTTTATTTAGATAAGCCTGATGTATAAAGATGAATGCATGTCAATCAATGAACATATGAATGAGACAACTTAGTTGAGAgttgagacaaaaaataaaaataaaaaaacaaatacttgGTGGGTATAGCATTAAAACCGAAGTGTAATATCTATGAACACACCAAAAATTCCTCCTAAATACATCGACAACACAACCCCAATCACAATCGGCACAAATCACAACCCAAGCGGCCAAGTCTCAAATCATAAATCAAAGCAAATGTCAAAATTTCCTAAATATGGGTGTGCTTCAATCCCTAAAagtgaaaagaagagaaaatggatGAGGAGAACACATACGGTGACTTATATTTGTAGTGACGAAAAAATCTATACGAGTTGTAAGTACCTAAATACTCTAGAACACTAGAGGTGTAGGAAGAGGTGGCCGGCTAGGGCACGAAGATGTGATAGTGTCGTGAGTGAGTGATGTAGGAAATATcgagggagggggggggggtgagTGTCTAAGTAGGCACTAAGTAACCTAAATCACTTAGTGACTTAACATGCCATGCACAAGCCCACGGCTCAGAGTCTCACTAGGACTTAAACTctcaaacccaataaaacagACATTCAAAAACACAACTCCTAGACCTCATATGAAACATGTCTTTATGCAGAAAAACACTTgtatatcaaaaaaaaaaaatgccaaaaataataaatcaacgataagaggaaaaaaaaactcagagttaataaaaaaaaattaaaatttagcccaaaaacaaatttcaaaaattttaaaattaattgaatcaaGGTACTTGTCTAAATGCATCACATGTCTAAGCATAGGGTCACTCACGCAACCAAAAAAATGGCTTTTCTCCTGAAACTTCAATAGTTGAATCACGATCACTCAATATCAATATTGGATCAACGATTACATTCTttgagagaaataatatgaaaattcttgaaaaattgTCAaagaattttttcatcaaaatatgCACTGAAAAttgctctaaaaaaaatatctaaaccTGAATCTCTACAGTTCATAGCTATTAGGACAATTTAAATAGATTTATGGTAGCAGTTTTCAAGTCACAGTAAAACTTTGTTGATCGCTTGCTAGCGCCTGATACTTTTCTTCTCAGCATTGGCAGTTTCACATTCAAACTCTTTTCTAAATAAGATATATATCTTGGAACTCGACTTTTACATTtttgacttatctaaaacaATTCCTAACAACCTCTAGATAAGATCAAAACAACTTTAgataaattcaaattattttacattcatccaaaatataaatcccaacataaaatgaagtttaattatcattttaatcaCATAATCGTATCCAAATTTATCAACTTAGTGACTTAATCCTAGTCAAACTCTTGCATTTACATCTGATCATATTTAGCCTCATGACCCATTTATCTACCATTCTTCTCATATTGTGAGCAAAACCAGCTTTCACCACTCGTCACACCACAATATGATCTctctgataatttttttcaaagtacaTATCAATCAAAAGTGCAGAAGTACTGAACTATCAACAAAACCATTCTTATCAAAAGGGCAAGATCAGTCTTTAAACACCGCCAAACTGAACTAGTGGCGCCGCAAGCTAGGCACTCTTGATGACATTAGAGAAAACCTAAACATTCAATCGGAACCCAATTCCGGCATCATGTGTACGAGTCGAAAGCAAATCACCATACCGCCGCTTACCCGACATCACATTGCCTCTAATTAAGCAATcgttacaggaaaaaaaaactcttgGAGTCTAGCTAGAACATTCATCAAACGGGTTTAGTATATGTCCGACTGAGCCGCAAGATGTGTACTAGTTTACGAGTTTTGTGCGTATCAAGTCGTTTTCTTTCAAGCCAGTTTATACGTATATGGGGTGCATGTGGCTTAGGATGTACGGTACGAACAAATGTGCCGATAAGAGAGGAAAGTGTAGGTGGTGGGGTTAACAGATCATGCATTATTGGTGCTCGGAGTCCAAGCTGGTGATCAGCGCTCGTAAAGAGCATCTTCAAAACGATTAATCTGTataaatgtcaaaataaaaacttaatggGCCATCTAAGTTCCAATAATAAATGAATGCACCCAAAAGTCGGCCCGTAATGATAGGCCTGATATTGTTATCCGACCCACATTTGAGTCCGCCTCATTTTTTCTCTTagaaattatcttattttatatttgttcaaCACAGCGACCCATAATAATTGGTTTACGATATGTGTGCATATAATATGGATGACGTGCTTGAATAGCAACCAACAATCCCGCCACCATGCCCGTGCTCATGAGCTCTGCTCTCTCTCGCATTTTTCCTTCACCTCCTTTGCATTACTACCCCGACAAATCCAGCCctaatttcatttcttcaacttcttctagCACCAGAGGTACTGGAAAAACAAGAAGATGGGTCCCTCTCACCTTCCTTAGGGTCTCATCTTCCGACGATCCCACGGTTGCTGTTGCTTCAGCTCCGACGAAAACATCAACCGATGCCGATGACGAGGATGTTATAGATTCTGCTGCGGACGTTGTGAGGAACTTCTACGCGGCGATTAACGCCCGCGATTTGGCCTCTGTGGAGGACCTCATTGCCGACAATTGCGTCTACGAGGACCTTATCTTTCCTCGTCCTTTCGTCAGTCGCAAGGTACGGTACCTTGTTCTGCCCCCAACTTGCctcatttgaattcaaaacggacatcaatcatctcattttattataattttattaaatttttatataaaatataataaataattcaatctttttaaatattaaaataatttttttaaattactatataaaatataataaataatttaatttttattttattatttacaaactatttcaattcatttcggAATCCAAACTAttaagatgtgtttggatgttaaagtgagttgagatgataaaatattgttagaatattattttttaatttattattattttaaaatttgaaaaaattaaattgtttataatattttgtattagaatttgaaaaaattataataatgaattaagacgagttgagatgagtttgggatccaaactcacccttattCTGTCTAGTTTGGATGCAATACCAAAAATGTTACTTTGCCGCCCGTAACATACCGTTTAAATGTACCGCTcggtgaaattatttttttttacttagttattaaaaaagtaattttaaatatatttttatatattttttattttttataaatatttaaatctattaaataaatgtgaataaaaaaattaaaaaacaataagtTGTAAAGTAGAGCAGGTTGGCCGACAGAGTAACTGACTCTTAATATTAACTTGTCAGATTATACACAAAGTTACAAACTAGTACAACTTCTGAGAATCTTCTACCACTCTtatggaaaatattaaaaataattactagGATCtagaaataatgattatgagTTTATCTTTTTAGGAAGTTCTGCAGTTCTTCAAAAAGTTCATTGATTCTATCAGCATAGACCTCCAATTCGTTATTGATGATTTGTCTATTGAGGACTCCTCAGCAGTTGGGGTCACATGGCATTTAGGTATGTTTTCAAACTATTCCATATATGCTTTTAAGGGCTCCGGAGTGAAATGACacgataattttgtaaatagtaataagataatttgtgaatattagtgaaatagtttggtttgaatatttttttggattttgagaaatgtaagaaaaatttgaataaaaaagtattataaaatcaaaatattgtttgggtatatagttttataatattatttttgtttggagatttgaaaaaattgaatttttttttttttttttgaaagtttgggaaagttgtaatgattaatttgaaaaagttgtaataattaatttgaaaatgtttgtatttgaattatgttagGGAAGGAGATaggatgagataagaattttgggatggatctatttccaaacaagcctaaGTATACCCTCTTCAATTCCATATATAAAGTATTATTTGAATGTTTTAGACTTTTTCAGCGTGACTAATGTATGAGAGAACTTCAGATTGGAAGAAGAGGCCCTTTCCTTTTAGCAAAGGATGCAGTTTTTATCGGTTGGAGGTCGTGGATAAAAAGAGACGAATAGTGTAAGTGCGGTTTTTTTACGTTGAAATTAGAAGTTGACATGTATGTATAGTCTCAAGCTCATTTTGTCATGTAATCTCTGCTTTCCTTTGCAACTTAAGCATGTTTGAGTAAATTGCCATTCCACCACTTATCTTGTTTGGATGCTGTGGTGCCGTTACAGTATAGCATAATAGCTCTTTTCTTCAAGAATAAATGTGATTGAAAATTCAGTCGATCAAGAAAACTTCTCTAGTTAAACAGTTTTTAATTGAACTGGTTTGTAATCAGAAATCAAAGTGGATTATGATCTCTGTTGGCCATTTGCAGCCATGTTTTTTTCCCTGTTCAGGGCACACTTCTTATATTATGGTCTTACATTTCAGTTTCAAGGGTGGAAATATCTTCTTTGAGTGAAAAATTGAAACTATGGTCAGGGTGGCACTACAAGCTTACTGAACAATATTCCCCTCCACTTTGTCCCTCATTACTTTTGACTTTTGGTGCCTcctaagaaaatgaaatacgaaaacgaaaagaaaaataaccaaCGTTTAGTTCTGTTATGAAGCTTATATGCTGACATTTTGTTGGGAATTTGAACACTCCATCAAGCAATGACATCGCTAATCCACACAATATGTTTCAATAAGAAACTGGCACCATAATCTACCAATTTCTTTCTTGAATATACAAGTTGCATTAGTTGAAAGGTGCTAATAACTTCTTTGTACCATGCAAGCAATCTACAAagaatgtttatattttattggaacactaatgttttttcttttgggaaaAGCAGATATGGGCGGGATAGTGTAGAACCTGCAATCAAACCTGGGGAGACGGCTTTGGTAAGTAAATTACCCCACACATAAACACATATTTTGTCCTTTAGATGCCAAGTTGTACCATTGTTGTCAGATAGAGACtcaaaaacaagaaagaaaaaacttgagTATGCTTTGGTATTTTTCAGCTCTTTTGCTCGACTCCACTGAGCAGGTGTTGAGATTGCATGAATTTCAAGATTGACTCTACTGACAAATACTTCCTTCCAGTATCTGTATGCCACCCTTGATATATTCGCATATATCTGCTGATAAGCCCATTTTTAATGCAAGGTGTCGATttgttatatttcaaatttctaaGGCCTTCTTTGGCAACCAAtcgatatataaaataaactttaaaattaagAGGTCGAAATGTAATATGGGTGATTTATTGATTTAGTTATTATGCTTGTGCATAAATTTTATCCTTCTAAACAAATTCTTCTGCGATTACAGGTTGCAATCAGAGGTGTAACTTGGCTTCTGCAGAAATTTCCTCAGCTGGCGGACCGGCTATGATAGAAGCCATCAATCTATTATTTCTTGCTTCATCTTTAGTATAAGacgtgatttattatttaacgTGCATATCAAAATGTAGGTTCAATTGTATAGTTCTGCCCCTTCTGAAGAAAAAAGTCTCAAGTAAACGATCAATTGTGGGCATGGCCTCCCTTAAATTTTGGTACGTTTATTCAATTTTCCTCTTTACGTGGTTGAGATGAATGTTGTACTTGCAGATTGAATTTTCCACCGAcctagataaatattataatttttttgcgAAGGTTGCATCCATTAAGCTAAGaagtgaatataaaaaatatcctacAGTTGGGGGGCATTCCGAGAATCGAACTCGGGACCTCTCGCACCCAAAGCGAGAATCATACCACTAGACCAAATGCCCTATTTCATTGAGttaataatttgttattttgcCATATCATCAGCCAAGCATATCTTGGTTGATGGACTTATGAATATACTATCTTCATCACATGTTGGCTGAGGGTATTGTCAGTATTCTTCACCAATAAAAAGGGCCGTGGTAGCTCAGATATGCACACCCATTTCATTAAactttccctctccctctctgtgcTGTGCGTCTGGGCATCTACAAACTGCCGTGCATCTGGCCTCTGGGTCCTCCACTGCTATATACAAAGCttaagttgtttttctttattttctaacaAATTTTCGTCGTCTCCAAAACACGGGATGAGTGCATTTTTTGCTAAGCATCAATCTCCTCCACTGTAAGCCAATGAAAAAGGGGGCTTTGttatttttaagtgtatttAATGACCAATCTCCTCTACTGTAAGCCAATGAATTATCTatcctttttttaattgtaaatgacTCATTTACATCAACAATCACCCATTCTACTAATATGGACATGTTGTTTctgctatattttataaagattatctgttctttcttttttttttttataagtatttatgAGTAATCTTTTCTTGACATGCATTCATTCATGGTTATTCTGTCTACTTGGACTGGTATTTGACATCTTAACATATTGGTCATCTATTCCTGAAGATTTGTGTagctttttatttcttaatccaGGTATCATTATACATATTTGCAGTGTTTTAGATTGagaaaagttataaataaattgttgagaaaacttacttttaaatttggattattgtcttagaaaaaatatataaattgttgaACAATTAATGAGAAGCCATGGTCTCTTCCTTCTCCATTGGGCGGGCCCTTCAGCAAGCACTCTCAAGACATGAGCAGGAAAGTTAGAAAATCACCATAGAACCCGTTCATAGATTTTTACAAACAAGTAGAGTGCACACTGTCCTTTAAAACAACGAACAAAAATAGAAGAGTAATAACccaacaaatttaaaacaacacCATGGAACCCATTCACAGATTTGTAATAACCCAACAAATTGATCGACAAATTGTGCAGATGTAAGATTATATCAACAATATCGTGTAAACTTTCTTTTGATTGTAATCGCCCCTTCAGAATATCAAATTGATCGCCCCCGACAAATCTTACATCTTCTCATAATGACCAGGCATCAATTAcaatagaaaagaagaaaaaatagaagctTATATGTACACCTTACAGCctacatagagagagagaaagagagaaagacacGCATGGGCAGACTGGGTCCTCTCTTGAGGAAGGGGAAGGCGACATCAATGGGCCGAGGGAGCTGCGAGGGCGACGTTGCTCTACTCTGGATTTTATTGAGGAATGAAGGAACTTCACTTCCTTGGTTCTGCTACGAGAAACGCTCCGTTTCATCAAtaaatgtgttttatttaggcCTCCAAAGCAGTCCATACTCGTGGACTGCAATAAGAATTCGAGATATACTATACATCGGTctacactctccacacaccatgatttcaaatttttttttttcactcaatacaCTAAGTATGTTGAGACTGATATAAATAGTAGGctgatataaatatttttcctaagaATTACTAAGTAGGAAAGCTAGTGCAGACACGTACGGGTCACGTGCCAGACAGTTTACGTGCGGGGTAGTTTTGTCATTTCAGTGTGGACGGAGGCTTCCACGGTGAGTTCCACCGACCACAAAGTAGGACGAGACGTTCCTTTTTCCAACCGTCCTCGAGGGGCAAAGGGAAGAGAGGCCCTGAGAGTCTGAGACCACTGAAGCAACACTCTCTCCCTTCCCTTTGGTGTCTCCGCCTTCCTATTCTTTCAACATCCTGCGCATTCTTTCTCTTCCAAAATCTCCtacctttctctttctttttctcaaaacGCGAGTTCTCCTTTGgatctaattctttttttcttttcgaagATCCTACGGTTCCCGCAAAACGTCGGCGCTTGAAATGTCGGCGGTTTCGAATTTCTCGCCGTGCTGTTACGGCGGGAGATCGGTCAGTTTTGTAGGGAGTAATTCGATGCTCCGTTCGACTGCcgggatccattggagggccaCGGCTTGGGCTTCGAGGCGTTTTGAGGTGTGTTTTTTCAGCATTATAAGCTTTTCTTGAAGGATTTCCCAATTTCTGATAGAATACAG carries:
- the LOC109012342 gene encoding uncharacterized protein LOC109012342 — its product is MPVLMSSALSRIFPSPPLHYYPDKSSPNFISSTSSSTRGTGKTRRWVPLTFLRVSSSDDPTVAVASAPTKTSTDADDEDVIDSAADVVRNFYAAINARDLASVEDLIADNCVYEDLIFPRPFVSRKEVLQFFKKFIDSISIDLQFVIDDLSIEDSSAVGVTWHLDWKKRPFPFSKGCSFYRLEVVDKKRRIVYGRDSVEPAIKPGETALVAIRGVTWLLQKFPQLADRL